In the genome of bacterium, the window CACGGGCACCGGGCCCGCCGCCAGCCGCTCCGGCCAGGACCTTGAACGGCCGGAGAAGACCCTGCTCCACCCGCGCCAGCGCCACGAGGGCGCCCCGCCGGCTGCGGAGGCGGACCGGGGCGTCGTCCCGCAGCGCGTGCCCGACCTTCCAGACGGGCACCGCGTGCCCGTGGAGGACGTCGCTCACCTGCTGGTCGGAGAGATCCACCGCGGGCAGATGGCCCACCGCGTCGTCCATGGAGATGAGCGCGCCTTCCAGGGCGCCTTCGGCCGCTAGGCCGCCCAGTTCTTCCAGCGTCCGCGCCCCCTCGACCCCAAACGCCCCGGTTCGGGTCCGGACCATGAAGCGGGCGTAGCCGCCGGTGCCGAGCGCGTCGCCGATGTCGGCGCACAGCTTGCGGATGTACGCGCCTTTGCCGCACACCACGTGCAGGAGGAGGCGGGTCCAGTCCCGATCGTGCGTGACGATCTCGATGCTCGAGATCGTGATCGGTCGCGGCTGCAGGTCCACGACCTCCCCGCGGCGCGCCAACTCGTAGAGCCGGACGCCTTCGTGGTGGATGGCCGAGACCATGGGAGGGACCTGGAGGATCTCCCCGGTGAACCGCCGGAGGACCGCCTCGACCGCGGCGCGCGTCCCGGACGGAGCGCGCGCCGGTGCGCGGAGCGTCGCGGCGATCGGAGCCGCCGGCGGGGGCGGAAGAACCTCCCCGTAGGCGTCGCCCGTGCTCGTGCGCATCCCGAGACGCAACTCCACGCGGTACTCTTTGTCGACGTCCATCAAAAATTCGCTGAGACGCGTGGCCCGTCCGAGACACAACACGAGAACCCCGGCGGCCCCGGGGTCGAGCGTCCCGGTATGGCCCACCCGGCGCTGCCCGGTGAGTCGGCGCACGACGTCGACGACGTCGTGGGACGTCATGCCGGGCGGCTTGAGAATGTTGAAGACGCCGTCCACGCGCTAGGGACCGGTGCCGGTCGCGAGCTCGCGCTCGACGGCGTCGAGCGTGCGGCGCACCACGTCGGGCAGGGGGCCGGTGGCGGTGAATCCGGCCGCGGCGGCGTGTCCGCCGCCGCCGAACGCCTCGGCGATGACGTGGGCGCGCACGCCCGGCCGGCCGCGGAGGCTGACGTGAATTCCATCGGGTTCTTCCTTGAAGAGCACGGCCACCTGCACGCCGACCATGGCCCGAAGCCACCCGACGATGCCCTCCGACTCCTCCATCGGCGCGCCCGCCTCCCGCAGCATCGCCTGCGTGACCGCGGTCCAGGCGATGCGGCCGTCCGGAGACAAGGCGAGCCGGCTCAACGCCAGGCCGAGGAGCCGCAGGGCCGCCGCCGGCCGGTTCTCATACACCTGCGTGTAGACGTGGGCGGGGCTCGCGCCGGCTTGGACGAGATCCGCGGCGATGCGCAGCGTCCGGGGGGTGACGCTCGCATACCGGAAGCTGCCCGTGTCGGTCAGAAGCGCCGTGAGCAGGCACGTCGCCGTGGCGGGATCGATCGGGCCGAGCGCCGCCACGATCGGGGTCACCAGCTCGCCCACCGCCGCGGCGGCGGGATCGTACAGGACGAGGTCGCCGTACCCGGCGTTGCTCACGTGATGATCGATGTTGATCGTGAGGGGGACGGCGGCGGCGCGGGCGGCGAGGCTGCCGGCCCGGTCCGGCGTGCTGCATTCCATGAAGACGACGGCGCCGAACGCATCAACGGCCGGCACGTCGGTGACGATCCGGTCCGCCCCGGGCAGGAACCGGTACATGTCGGGCACACCGTCGGTGCTGGCGACCACCGCCGGCCGCTCACGGGCCCAGAGCGCCCGGGCGAGGGCCAGCGTGGAGCCGAGGCAGTCGCCGTCCGGCGAGACGTGATTGAGGAGCAGCACCGGCCGGCCCAGGAGCGTTTCCGCGATCCGTTGGGCCGGGGTCATATGGGATCCCGGTCGTTGCGCTCCTTGGCAACCTGCCGCAGCAGGCGATTGACGCGATCGCCCTGTTCGATCGACTCGTCGATCCGGAAGGTCACTTCCGGCGTGTAACGCAGGCGGATGCGGTGCGCGAGCTCCGTGCGGACAAACCCCTCGGCGCTCGCGAGGCCCTCCATGGTGCGGGCCTTCGTGTCGGCGTCGCCGTAGACGCTCACGAAGATACGGGCGTGCCGGAGATCCGGGCTGAGCTCGACGTCCGTGACGGAGACGAAACCGATGCGCGGATCCCGCGTCTGGCGCTGCAGAATGGCGCTCGTTTCGTGCTTGAACAACTCGCGGAGACGGGCGATGCGCGGACTCGTCATGGACGGCGCCTCCCATCTGAACGCGTCGTTGGTCTTCACCGCATCTCGGTGCTGTAGTCGAGCAGGACGAGCTCCCCGTGGTGCTCGATGTCCCGGGCGACGTGGGCCAGCACCGAATCGGCGTGCCGGACGGTCGTGCTGACGCACGCGACGGCCAGCCCGGCGCGCCGCCAGGATTCCTGGTGCGTCACTTCGGCCGCGGCCACGTTGAACCGGCGGTGCAGCCGGTCGAGGATCGCCTTGACGATCCGGCGTTTGTCCTTGATGCTCTGCGTGCCCGGAAGGCCGCACTCCACGTGCAGCACGCCTACCACCATCGCAGCGGCTCGTTACGCGGCCGGCGCCGTCTCCACCGCGAAGACTTCCAGAACGTCGCGCTCCTTGATGTCGCTGAAGCGTTCCAGGCCGATGCCGCACTCGAAGCCTTCGGCGACCTCGCGCACGTCCTCTTTGAACCGGCGGAGCGACCCGATGACGCCTTCGTGCACGACGACCCCGTCCCGGACCACCCGCACCCGGGCCCCGCGCGTTACCCGCCCGGACGTGACGTAGCAGCCGGCGATCGTCCCCACCCGGCTGATCGAGTACACGCGCCGGACCTCGACGCGGCCGAGCACGACTTCGACCATCTTGGGGGCGAGCAGGCCGGTCGTCAGTTTCTTGACGTCGTCCAGGACCTCGTAGATGACGCGGTAGAGGCGAACGTCGACGTGCTCCTGCTCCGCGAGCTTCCGTGTCTGCGGCTCCGGCCGCACGTTGAAGCCGATGATCAGCGCCTGGCTGGCCGCCGCCAGCATCACATCCGACTCGCTGACGTTGCCGACGGCCGCGTGGAGGATCGTGATCAGCACCTCGGGGGTGGTGAGCCGCTCAATCGCCGGCACCAGCGCCTCGACCGAGCCCTGGACGTCGCCCTTCACGATCAGCCGGAGCTCCTTGCGCTCGGTGATGGTACCGGTCTCGCGCGAGATCTCTTCGACGCTGAGCTGGCGCGAGCGGGCCTGTTCCGCCGCGCGGCGGCGCTCCCAGCGTTCCTCCGCCACCGCCTTCGCGATCCGCTCGTTGGAGACGGCCTCCAGCAGATCGCCGGCCTGCGGCACGTCGCTCAGCCCGATGACTTCGACCGGCGTGCTGGGACCGGCCGCGTCGACCCGCGCGCCGGCATCGTTCTGCATCGCCCGGATGCGGCCGTAGGTCTCGCCCACCACGACGGCGTCGCCGGCCCGCAGCGTGCCGTCCTGAACGAGGACCGTCGCCACGGGGCCGCGACCCTTGTCCAGCCGGGCTTCCACGACCGTGCCCCGCGCCGGCTTCTCGGGCGTCGCCCGGAGATCCCGGAGCTCGGCCACCAGCAGAATCATCTCGAGCAGCGTGTCGAGCCCGGTGCCCTGGCGCGCCGAGACCGGCACCATGATCGTGTCGCCGCCCCAGTCCTCCGGCACCAGTCCGAGGTCCACCAGTTGCTGCTTCACCCGATCCGGATTGACCTGCGGAAGGTCGATCTTGTTGATCGCGACCACCACCGGCACGCGGGCCGCTTTGGCGTGGTTGATGGCCTCGACCGTCTGCGGCAT includes:
- the truB gene encoding tRNA pseudouridine(55) synthase TruB, giving the protein MDGVFNILKPPGMTSHDVVDVVRRLTGQRRVGHTGTLDPGAAGVLVLCLGRATRLSEFLMDVDKEYRVELRLGMRTSTGDAYGEVLPPPPAAPIAATLRAPARAPSGTRAAVEAVLRRFTGEILQVPPMVSAIHHEGVRLYELARRGEVVDLQPRPITISSIEIVTHDRDWTRLLLHVVCGKGAYIRKLCADIGDALGTGGYARFMVRTRTGAFGVEGARTLEELGGLAAEGALEGALISMDDAVGHLPAVDLSDQQVSDVLHGHAVPVWKVGHALRDDAPVRLRSRRGALVALARVEQGLLRPFKVLAGAAGGGPGARAAQTREGHRAPRVRPR
- a CDS encoding DHH family phosphoesterase codes for the protein MTPAQRIAETLLGRPVLLLNHVSPDGDCLGSTLALARALWARERPAVVASTDGVPDMYRFLPGADRIVTDVPAVDAFGAVVFMECSTPDRAGSLAARAAAVPLTINIDHHVSNAGYGDLVLYDPAAAAVGELVTPIVAALGPIDPATATCLLTALLTDTGSFRYASVTPRTLRIAADLVQAGASPAHVYTQVYENRPAAALRLLGLALSRLALSPDGRIAWTAVTQAMLREAGAPMEESEGIVGWLRAMVGVQVAVLFKEEPDGIHVSLRGRPGVRAHVIAEAFGGGGHAAAAGFTATGPLPDVVRRTLDAVERELATGTGP
- the rbfA gene encoding 30S ribosome-binding factor RbfA, coding for MTSPRIARLRELFKHETSAILQRQTRDPRIGFVSVTDVELSPDLRHARIFVSVYGDADTKARTMEGLASAEGFVRTELAHRIRLRYTPEVTFRIDESIEQGDRVNRLLRQVAKERNDRDPI
- a CDS encoding DUF503 domain-containing protein, producing MVVGVLHVECGLPGTQSIKDKRRIVKAILDRLHRRFNVAAAEVTHQESWRRAGLAVACVSTTVRHADSVLAHVARDIEHHGELVLLDYSTEMR
- the infB gene encoding translation initiation factor IF-2; amino-acid sequence: ARPAAAAGGTAVKRAAETKPEAKRPPAPARERPAAHAPAPAQAATPSAPPKEKPTIRFGDVRKTPRYEPGTAAPPARPALEPLAPTPEPVRPAEPPKPVEPLRPQPAAPAEPPAPQPVRYLEIAGPVQVGDLAARMGVGPGEVVKRLVENGVLAGVNHMIPLEVATKVMQAFNYAPKARAVEQVQEVAPTLAVPETTPQEKGTTTRPPIVTVMGHVDHGKTSLLDAIRKTAVAAREFGGITQHIGAYTAEARGKKIAFIDTPGHEAFTALRARGAQVTDIAVLVVAADDGVMPQTVEAINHAKAARVPVVVAINKIDLPQVNPDRVKQQLVDLGLVPEDWGGDTIMVPVSARQGTGLDTLLEMILLVAELRDLRATPEKPARGTVVEARLDKGRGPVATVLVQDGTLRAGDAVVVGETYGRIRAMQNDAGARVDAAGPSTPVEVIGLSDVPQAGDLLEAVSNERIAKAVAEERWERRRAAEQARSRQLSVEEISRETGTITERKELRLIVKGDVQGSVEALVPAIERLTTPEVLITILHAAVGNVSESDVMLAAASQALIIGFNVRPEPQTRKLAEQEHVDVRLYRVIYEVLDDVKKLTTGLLAPKMVEVVLGRVEVRRVYSISRVGTIAGCYVTSGRVTRGARVRVVRDGVVVHEGVIGSLRRFKEDVREVAEGFECGIGLERFSDIKERDVLEVFAVETAPAA